Proteins from a single region of Streptomyces glaucescens:
- a CDS encoding VOC family protein yields MFGQSQAYSGFSVDDLGAARRFYGETLGLEVEEAGQAPMETLVVKLGSGARVFVYAKATHAPATFTVLNFPVDDIDAAVAELERRGVTLERYPEFGHDEKGVVRGEEGPAAIAWFTDPAGNVLSVIQEN; encoded by the coding sequence ATGTTCGGACAGTCCCAGGCCTACAGCGGCTTCTCGGTCGACGACCTCGGCGCGGCCCGCCGCTTCTACGGCGAGACGCTCGGCCTCGAGGTGGAGGAGGCCGGGCAGGCTCCCATGGAGACGCTGGTCGTCAAGCTGGGCAGCGGCGCGCGGGTCTTCGTCTACGCCAAGGCGACGCACGCCCCGGCGACGTTCACCGTTCTCAACTTCCCCGTGGACGACATCGACGCCGCCGTCGCCGAACTGGAACGGCGCGGTGTGACGCTGGAGCGCTATCCCGAGTTCGGCCACGACGAGAAGGGCGTCGTCCGGGGCGAAGAGGGCCCGGCGGCGATCGCCTGGTTCACCGACCCGGCGGGGAACGTGCTCTCCGTGATCCAGGAGAACTGA
- a CDS encoding cytochrome c oxidase assembly protein, translating to MTTGHPPPLGPQAALVCVLAGVAYTLAAGRLRRRGDGWPRRRDATFGTGLALLLWGWCGPLPGGPFTEHSARHLLVGMAAPVLLVLARPLTLTLRTLPPGGPRRTLLRVAHSRPAGWLLLPPLAAVLHIGGTWALYRTGLMSLTHHHPPLDVLVHLHMVAAGLLFGFAVCRLDPVRGPRSLPLRAGTLLLAGAAHAVLAKGLYAAGPPGTKFAAGDLHTGAQLMYYGGDAVELLLAAALAVQWYAATGRRYARAAARAGHGAGPRVQRPQA from the coding sequence GTGACGACCGGCCACCCCCCGCCCCTCGGACCGCAGGCCGCCCTCGTGTGCGTCCTCGCCGGTGTCGCGTACACGCTGGCCGCGGGGCGGCTGCGGCGCCGCGGCGACGGCTGGCCACGGCGGCGGGACGCGACGTTCGGCACCGGCCTGGCGCTGCTGCTGTGGGGGTGGTGCGGGCCGCTGCCCGGCGGTCCCTTCACCGAGCACTCCGCCCGCCACCTGCTCGTCGGCATGGCGGCACCGGTGCTGCTCGTCCTGGCCCGCCCGCTCACCCTGACGCTGCGCACCCTGCCGCCCGGCGGCCCGCGGCGCACTCTGCTGCGCGTGGCCCATTCCAGGCCCGCCGGATGGCTGCTGCTGCCCCCGCTCGCCGCGGTCCTCCACATCGGGGGCACGTGGGCTCTTTACCGCACCGGACTGATGTCCCTCACCCACCACCACCCGCCGCTGGACGTCCTCGTCCACCTGCACATGGTGGCTGCGGGCCTGCTGTTCGGCTTCGCCGTCTGCCGGCTCGATCCGGTGCGTGGGCCGCGGAGCCTGCCGCTGCGCGCCGGGACGCTGCTGCTCGCCGGGGCCGCGCACGCCGTCCTGGCCAAGGGCCTGTACGCGGCGGGACCCCCGGGCACCAAGTTCGCCGCCGGCGACCTGCACACCGGTGCGCAGCTCATGTACTACGGCGGTGACGCCGTGGAACTTCTCCTCGCCGCGGCGCTGGCCGTCCAGTGGTACGCCGCCACCGGGCGCCGGTACGCCCGCGCCGCGGCACGCGCCGGCCACGGGGCCGGTCCCCGGGTTCAGCGGCCCCAGGCCTGA
- a CDS encoding DUF2243 domain-containing protein yields the protein MDEQRTHARRATEPRRSLAVGAVIGAAVMAAIDEIVFHQILHWHHFYDRSSDGVALLSDGLLHTAELLALVAGFVLFADLRRRDALSPAHARAGLLLGLGAFQLFDGIVDHKLLRLHQIRYGVDVTPYDWAWNLAGLALLLVGAALSVRAARRGPRTP from the coding sequence ATGGATGAACAGCGGACGCACGCCCGGCGCGCGACCGAGCCCCGTCGGTCCCTGGCCGTAGGCGCCGTGATCGGCGCGGCGGTCATGGCCGCGATCGACGAGATCGTGTTCCACCAGATCCTCCACTGGCACCACTTCTACGACCGGTCCTCCGACGGGGTGGCACTGCTGTCGGACGGCCTGCTGCACACCGCGGAACTGCTCGCGCTGGTCGCCGGGTTCGTCCTCTTCGCCGACCTGCGCCGACGGGACGCCCTGTCACCGGCCCACGCCCGGGCCGGACTCCTCCTCGGCCTGGGCGCCTTCCAGCTCTTCGACGGGATCGTCGACCACAAGCTGCTGCGACTGCACCAGATCCGCTACGGCGTCGACGTGACCCCGTACGACTGGGCCTGGAACCTGGCCGGCCTCGCCCTGCTCCTCGTCGGCGCGGCACTGTCCGTCCGGGCCGCCCGGCGGGGCCCGCGGACACCGTGA
- a CDS encoding Ku protein, translating to MARAMWTGVITFGLVTVPVGLYTATEDHTVHFHQLQRGTSDRIRNRRVNERTGEEVTAADIVKGFEVGEGEYVVVEPDELDDIAPGRSRTVEISDFVDLAEIEPVYFARTYYVAPRGEQYQKVYELLRAALAESGKAGIATLVMRGRQYLTALRAEERLLVLQTLHWADEVRDPGRELPELPTARAGRGKELDMAVQLVDALSGPWEPSRYHDTYQEKVRDLVRAKAEGQEITPAEEAPAATDVIDLMEVLQGSIDRARGTAKTGRKRAERPEPAERTRRRAPAERRERTERAEGSAKRRPARKTTGKAGEKATGKATGKATQRAAPKSELRKLSKAELYQRATGLDVAGRSKMSREELIDALARTGRPQRTGRPGKKTVAA from the coding sequence ATGGCCCGGGCGATGTGGACCGGCGTGATCACGTTCGGACTGGTCACCGTGCCGGTCGGCCTGTACACGGCGACCGAGGACCACACGGTCCACTTCCACCAGCTCCAGCGCGGCACCTCCGACCGCATCCGCAACCGACGGGTCAACGAGCGCACCGGCGAGGAGGTGACCGCCGCCGACATCGTCAAGGGCTTCGAGGTGGGGGAGGGCGAGTACGTCGTCGTCGAGCCCGACGAACTCGACGACATCGCCCCGGGCCGCTCGCGGACCGTCGAGATCTCCGACTTCGTCGACCTGGCGGAGATCGAGCCGGTCTACTTCGCCCGCACCTACTACGTCGCCCCCCGGGGCGAGCAGTACCAGAAGGTGTACGAACTGCTGCGCGCGGCACTGGCCGAGTCCGGGAAGGCCGGGATCGCCACGCTCGTGATGCGGGGCAGGCAGTACCTGACCGCCCTGCGGGCGGAGGAACGGCTGCTCGTCCTGCAGACCCTGCACTGGGCCGACGAGGTCCGGGACCCCGGCAGGGAGCTGCCCGAACTGCCCACGGCCCGGGCCGGCCGGGGCAAGGAGCTGGACATGGCGGTGCAGCTGGTCGACGCGCTGAGCGGGCCGTGGGAGCCGTCCCGCTACCACGACACCTACCAGGAGAAGGTGCGGGACCTGGTGCGGGCGAAGGCGGAGGGCCAGGAGATCACGCCCGCCGAGGAGGCGCCCGCGGCGACCGACGTCATCGACCTGATGGAGGTCCTGCAGGGCAGCATCGACCGTGCCCGCGGCACCGCGAAGACGGGCAGGAAGCGCGCGGAGCGCCCGGAGCCCGCGGAACGCACCCGGCGCCGGGCGCCCGCGGAGCGCCGGGAGCGCACCGAGCGCGCGGAGGGCTCGGCGAAGCGGAGGCCCGCGCGGAAGACCACCGGCAAGGCGGGGGAGAAGGCCACCGGGAAGGCCACCGGGAAGGCCACGCAGAGGGCCGCCCCCAAGTCCGAACTGCGCAAGCTGAGCAAGGCGGAGCTGTACCAGCGCGCGACCGGCCTGGACGTCGCCGGCCGGTCGAAGATGAGCCGGGAGGAGCTGATCGACGCCCTCGCCCGCACCGGGCGCCCGCAGCGCACGGGACGTCCGGGGAAGAAGACGGTGGCCGCCTGA
- the yicI gene encoding alpha-xylosidase, giving the protein MKFTNGFWRIRDGVQVAYATEVRDVRVQSKRFTAHASAQKVRHRGDTLNAPLLTVDCFSPAEGVIGVRVTHHAGRLRPGPDFALAAEPGGAGQVRRDGTVTELTSGALTLRLDRAAPWTLTFHDPDGREVTRAGRKGTAFATTADGTHHVLAQLALGVGEQIYGLGERFTPFVKNGQVVDVWQADGGTSSEQAYKNIPFYLSSRGYGVFVNHPGAVSFEIGSESVGQVQFSVADQTLEYYVIAGPTPKDVLTRYTALTGRPALPPAWSFGLWLSTSFTTDYDEATVMSFVDGMAERGIPLSVFHFDCFWMREYQWCDFQWDPEVFPDPEGMLARLKAKGLKVSAWINPYIAQKSPLFDEAAALGHLVRRPDGDVWQWDLWQAGMGLVDFTSPDARAWFRSKLKPLLDQGVDCFKTDFGERIPTDVVWHDGSDPERMHNYYTQLYNRTVFDLLTEERGPGEAVVFARSATAGGQQYPVHWGGDCWSSFEAMAESLRGGLSLSLSGFGFWSHDIGGFEGTPVPSVFKRWLAFGLLSSHSRLHGSSSYRVPWEFGEEAVDVAREFTLLKHRLMPYLYGAAVEAHRTGVPVMRPMVLEFPHDPACRPLDRQYMLGPDLLVAPVFTEDGQVEVYLPEGTWTHLLSGERVTGPAWRTERHGYDSLPLYVREGAVLPLAGDDRRPDGDWLDNPTLLVHPPASAEYAREAGVPDLTGARAAVFRVRREGEVLRVTADGTGRPFTVRVAGGASAQGTGEVTVPLRRPAAPGR; this is encoded by the coding sequence ATGAAGTTCACCAACGGGTTCTGGCGCATCCGTGACGGCGTCCAGGTCGCATACGCCACCGAGGTCCGTGACGTGCGCGTTCAATCGAAGCGCTTCACCGCCCACGCCTCCGCGCAGAAAGTCAGACACCGAGGCGACACGCTCAACGCGCCGCTCCTCACCGTCGACTGCTTCTCGCCCGCCGAGGGCGTCATCGGAGTGCGCGTCACCCATCACGCCGGCAGGCTGCGCCCGGGACCGGACTTCGCCCTCGCGGCCGAGCCCGGCGGTGCGGGCCAGGTCCGCCGGGACGGCACCGTCACCGAGCTGACCAGCGGCGCACTGACCCTGCGCCTGGACCGGGCGGCCCCGTGGACCCTGACCTTCCACGACCCGGACGGACGGGAGGTGACCCGGGCCGGCCGCAAGGGCACCGCCTTCGCCACCACCGCCGACGGCACCCACCACGTCCTCGCCCAGCTCGCCCTCGGCGTCGGCGAGCAGATCTACGGACTCGGCGAGCGCTTCACCCCCTTCGTCAAGAACGGCCAGGTCGTCGACGTCTGGCAGGCCGACGGCGGCACCAGCAGTGAGCAGGCCTACAAGAACATCCCCTTCTACCTGTCCTCACGCGGCTACGGCGTCTTCGTCAACCACCCCGGCGCGGTCTCCTTCGAGATCGGCTCCGAGTCCGTCGGGCAGGTGCAGTTCAGCGTCGCGGACCAGACGCTGGAGTACTACGTCATCGCGGGCCCCACCCCGAAGGACGTCCTCACCCGCTACACCGCCCTGACCGGCCGCCCGGCCCTGCCGCCCGCCTGGTCGTTCGGGCTCTGGCTCAGCACGTCCTTCACCACCGACTACGACGAGGCGACCGTGATGTCGTTCGTCGACGGCATGGCCGAGCGCGGCATCCCGCTGTCCGTCTTCCACTTCGACTGCTTCTGGATGCGCGAGTACCAGTGGTGCGACTTCCAGTGGGACCCCGAGGTCTTCCCCGACCCGGAGGGCATGCTCGCCCGGCTCAAGGCGAAGGGGCTGAAGGTCAGCGCCTGGATCAACCCGTACATAGCGCAGAAGTCCCCGCTGTTCGACGAGGCCGCCGCGCTCGGGCACCTGGTGCGCCGGCCGGACGGCGACGTGTGGCAGTGGGACCTGTGGCAGGCCGGCATGGGGCTGGTCGACTTCACGAGCCCCGACGCCCGCGCCTGGTTCCGTTCGAAGCTGAAGCCGCTCCTCGACCAGGGCGTGGACTGCTTCAAGACGGACTTCGGCGAGCGGATCCCGACCGACGTCGTCTGGCACGACGGGTCCGACCCGGAGCGGATGCACAACTACTACACCCAGCTCTACAACCGGACCGTGTTCGACCTCCTCACCGAGGAGCGGGGCCCCGGCGAAGCCGTGGTCTTCGCCCGCTCCGCGACCGCCGGCGGGCAGCAGTACCCCGTGCACTGGGGCGGCGACTGCTGGTCCTCCTTCGAGGCCATGGCCGAGTCGCTGCGGGGCGGACTGTCCCTGTCGCTGAGCGGCTTCGGCTTCTGGAGCCACGACATCGGCGGCTTCGAGGGCACGCCCGTCCCGTCGGTCTTCAAGCGCTGGCTGGCCTTCGGCCTGCTGTCCTCCCACAGCCGCCTGCACGGTTCGTCGTCCTACCGGGTGCCGTGGGAGTTCGGCGAGGAGGCCGTCGACGTCGCCCGCGAATTCACCCTGCTCAAGCACCGCCTGATGCCCTACCTGTACGGCGCCGCCGTCGAGGCCCACCGCACCGGCGTGCCGGTGATGCGGCCCATGGTCCTGGAATTCCCGCACGACCCGGCGTGCCGCCCGCTCGACCGCCAGTACATGCTCGGCCCCGACCTCCTCGTCGCGCCGGTGTTCACCGAGGACGGCCAGGTCGAGGTCTACCTCCCCGAGGGGACCTGGACCCACCTGCTCAGCGGCGAACGGGTCACCGGACCGGCGTGGCGCACCGAACGGCACGGCTACGACAGCCTGCCGCTGTACGTCCGGGAGGGCGCCGTCCTGCCCCTGGCCGGCGACGACCGGCGGCCCGACGGCGACTGGCTGGACAACCCGACCCTGCTCGTCCATCCGCCGGCCTCCGCCGAGTACGCCCGCGAGGCCGGGGTGCCGGACCTGACGGGCGCGCGGGCCGCCGTGTTCCGCGTGCGCCGCGAGGGCGAGGTCCTGCGCGTCACCGCGGACGGCACCGGCCGGCCGTTCACCGTGCGCGTCGCCGGCGGCGCGAGCGCGCAGGGCACGGGGGAGGTGACCGTCCCGCTGCGGCGGCCGGCCGCTCCGGGCCGGTGA